One window of Cervus elaphus chromosome 2, mCerEla1.1, whole genome shotgun sequence genomic DNA carries:
- the LOC122706152 gene encoding pregnancy-associated glycoprotein 2-like — protein sequence MEMSTMQDTLKRKNLMNSFLEEHAYSLFQNSAKDKKFSTLPLRNFKDIFYTGKIRIGRPPQQFRVLLDTSFADLWVTSVYCHDPGCSKHKHFDPRESTTFEITDRHMNHLNKFGRIMGFFGRDIVRIGNVVVKNQTFAMSQRQTSKILPCVPFEGILGLGYPTLATVGITPFFDNLMQQGIISEPVFAFYLNTKKKNDSVLMLGGVDHSYHKGKLNWIPVSESRYWQITMDRISMNGKVIGCSNRCQAILDTGNPSVCGPTRLITKIQRLIGARPFKGCRNLISNRINTTIPPVVFTINGVDYPMRPENYMLRASCGLCVSTFVGGTEKMTKSETWILGDVFLRLYVSVFDRGNRRIGLAPAV from the exons ATGGAGATGAGCACCATGCAAGACACTCTCAAGAGAAAAAACTTGATGAACAGTTTCCTGGAAGAACACGCTTACAGCCTGTTCCAGAATTCTGCTAAAGACAAGAAATTCTCTACACTTCCCCTGAGAAACTTTAAGGAT ATATTCTACACTGGAAAGATACGCATTGGAAGACCCCCTCAACAGTTCAGGGTCCTCTTGGACACCAGCTTTGCTGACCTCTGGGTGACCTCTGTCTACTGCCATGACCCAGGCTGTA GTAAACACAAACACTTCGACCCTCGTGAGTCTACCACCTTTGAGATCACAGACCGTCACATGAACCATCTCAATAAGTTTGGGAGGATCATGGGGTTTTTTGGCCGTGACATTGTTCGG ATTGGGAATGTTGTCGTCAAGAACCAGACTTTTGCCATGAGCCAGAGGCAGACGAGCAAGATCCTGCCGTGTGTACCTTTTGAGGGAATCCTGGGTTTGGGCTATCCCACTCTTGCCACCGTCGGGATCACCCCTTTCTTTGACAACCTGATGCAACAAGGAATAATTTCTGAGCCTGTGTTTGCCTTCTATTTGAACAC caagAAGAAGAATGACAGTGTGTTGATGCTTGGTGGGGTGGACCATTCCTATCACAAGGGAAAACTCAACTGGATACCAGTGTCTGAATCTCGTTACTGGCAGATAACTATGGATCG GATCTCCATGAATGGGAAAGTGATCGGTTGTTCCAATAGATGTCAGGCCATTCTGGACACTGGGAACCCATCCGTGTGTGGCCCGACAAGACTGATCACCAAGATTCAGAGACTCATCGGCGCCAGGCCTTTCAAAGGTTGCCGG AACTTGATTTCAAATCGCATCAATACTACAATCCCTCCTGTCGTCTTCACCATCAATGGCGTTGACTACCCAATGCGCCCTGAAAACTACATGTTGAGG GCTTCTTGCGGCCTCTGCGTCAGCACTTTTGTAGGAGGCACAGAGAAAATGACCAAATCAGAGACCTGGATACTGGGTGACGTCTTCCTGAGGCTGTATGTCTCAGTTTTTGATCGAGGAAACCGCAGAATTGGCCTGGCTCCTGCAGTGTAA